Proteins co-encoded in one Bubalus bubalis isolate 160015118507 breed Murrah chromosome 7, NDDB_SH_1, whole genome shotgun sequence genomic window:
- the TMEM156 gene encoding transmembrane protein 156 isoform X3, with protein MTKTALLKLLLAIMIMFILILPEYFKAPKGNMLELSCLKVYLQQNFSYSFFSTNASFVTFLQPIRETQTITGIFLNHSNFQNFTRICQDITSELKTCFSCMACESKGNTDFIFQEQPSKVLIMRGSMEVKSNNFHSPCQHFNFTVTPTVDLEEYNLTCNLKTHTGRSAIKEEDPTEATSVNRTCRIMEHPHNCINISFHLEMDAKNSICSMKITWYVLVLLVFIVLLIFIINKILEGHRRVQKWQIGHKYEPTSALLRGSDSEKLRTLNVRVISETTKRLPMTPVKDVLPPIPELEVTSAVHQQDQHTRSSFWDIQPCI; from the exons gaAACATGTTGGAACTATCATGTCTGAAAGTATATTTACAACAGAATTTCAGCTATTCATTCTTCTCTACAAATGCTTCTTTTGTGACCTTTCTGCAACCAATAAGAGAAACTCAGACTATTACGGGAATCTTTCTAAATCACTCCAACTTTCAAAACTTCACCAGGATTTGCCAAGATATCACAAGTGAACTCAAGACATGCTTCTCATGTATGGCTTGTGAGTCCAAAGGaaacactgattttatttttcaggaacAACCATCAAAAG TTCTTATCATGAGAGGATCAATGGAAGTGAAGTCAAATAATTTTCACTCACCTTGTCAACATTTTAACTTCACTGTAACTCCTACAGTTGACCTGGAGGAATATAATCTTACCTGTAATCTAAAAACCCACACTGGAAGGTCAGCAATCAAGGAGGAAGATCCCACTGAGGCAACATCTGTAAACCGTACTTGTAGAATTATGGAACACCCACATAATTGTATaaacatttctttccatttagaaaTGGATGCAAAAA ATTCTATCTGTTCCATGAAGATCACTTGGTATGTTCTAGTTCTATTAGTTTTTATAGTTTTGCTCATCTTCATTATCAACAAAATACTTGAAGGCCACAGAAGAGTGCAGAAGTGGCAGA TAGGTCATAAATACGAACCTACATCTGCCCTCTTACGAGGAAGTGATTCTGAGAAACTACGAACATTGAACGTGCGGGTTATTTCAG agaccaCAAAGAGGCTGCCGATGACTCCAGTCAAGGACGTGCTTCCTCCAATACCAGAACTAGAAGTTACTTCCGCGGTGCATCAGCAAGATCAACATACACG GTCCTCATTCTGGGATATTCAGCCTTGCATATGA
- the TMEM156 gene encoding transmembrane protein 156 isoform X1, which translates to MTKTALLKLLLAIMIMFILILPEYFKAPKGNMLELSCLKVYLQQNFSYSFFSTNASFVTFLQPIRETQTITGIFLNHSNFQNFTRICQDITSELKTCFSCMACESKGNTDFIFQEQPSKVLIMRGSMEVKSNNFHSPCQHFNFTVTPTVDLEEYNLTCNLKTHTGRSAIKEEDPTEATSVNRTCRIMEHPHNCINISFHLEMDAKNSICSMKITWYVLVLLVFIVLLIFIINKILEGHRRVQKWQIGHKYEPTSALLRGSDSEKLRTLNVRVISAETTKRLPMTPVKDVLPPIPELEVTSAVHQQDQHTRSSFWDIQPCI; encoded by the exons gaAACATGTTGGAACTATCATGTCTGAAAGTATATTTACAACAGAATTTCAGCTATTCATTCTTCTCTACAAATGCTTCTTTTGTGACCTTTCTGCAACCAATAAGAGAAACTCAGACTATTACGGGAATCTTTCTAAATCACTCCAACTTTCAAAACTTCACCAGGATTTGCCAAGATATCACAAGTGAACTCAAGACATGCTTCTCATGTATGGCTTGTGAGTCCAAAGGaaacactgattttatttttcaggaacAACCATCAAAAG TTCTTATCATGAGAGGATCAATGGAAGTGAAGTCAAATAATTTTCACTCACCTTGTCAACATTTTAACTTCACTGTAACTCCTACAGTTGACCTGGAGGAATATAATCTTACCTGTAATCTAAAAACCCACACTGGAAGGTCAGCAATCAAGGAGGAAGATCCCACTGAGGCAACATCTGTAAACCGTACTTGTAGAATTATGGAACACCCACATAATTGTATaaacatttctttccatttagaaaTGGATGCAAAAA ATTCTATCTGTTCCATGAAGATCACTTGGTATGTTCTAGTTCTATTAGTTTTTATAGTTTTGCTCATCTTCATTATCAACAAAATACTTGAAGGCCACAGAAGAGTGCAGAAGTGGCAGA TAGGTCATAAATACGAACCTACATCTGCCCTCTTACGAGGAAGTGATTCTGAGAAACTACGAACATTGAACGTGCGGGTTATTTCAG cagagaccaCAAAGAGGCTGCCGATGACTCCAGTCAAGGACGTGCTTCCTCCAATACCAGAACTAGAAGTTACTTCCGCGGTGCATCAGCAAGATCAACATACACG GTCCTCATTCTGGGATATTCAGCCTTGCATATGA
- the TMEM156 gene encoding transmembrane protein 156 isoform X4, with translation MTKTALLKLLLAIMIMFILILPEYFKAPKGNMLELSCLKVYLQQNFSYSFFSTNASFVTFLQPIRETQTITGIFLNHSNFQNFTRICQDITSELKTCFSCMACESKGNTDFIFQEQPSKVLIMRGSMEVKSNNFHSPCQHFNFTVTPTVDLEEYNLTCNLKTHTGRSAIKEEDPTEATSVNRTCRIMEHPHNCINISFHLEMDAKNSICSMKITWYVLVLLVFIVLLIFIINKILEGHRRVQKWQSHKYEPTSALLRGSDSEKLRTLNVRVISETTKRLPMTPVKDVLPPIPELEVTSAVHQQDQHTRSSFWDIQPCI, from the exons gaAACATGTTGGAACTATCATGTCTGAAAGTATATTTACAACAGAATTTCAGCTATTCATTCTTCTCTACAAATGCTTCTTTTGTGACCTTTCTGCAACCAATAAGAGAAACTCAGACTATTACGGGAATCTTTCTAAATCACTCCAACTTTCAAAACTTCACCAGGATTTGCCAAGATATCACAAGTGAACTCAAGACATGCTTCTCATGTATGGCTTGTGAGTCCAAAGGaaacactgattttatttttcaggaacAACCATCAAAAG TTCTTATCATGAGAGGATCAATGGAAGTGAAGTCAAATAATTTTCACTCACCTTGTCAACATTTTAACTTCACTGTAACTCCTACAGTTGACCTGGAGGAATATAATCTTACCTGTAATCTAAAAACCCACACTGGAAGGTCAGCAATCAAGGAGGAAGATCCCACTGAGGCAACATCTGTAAACCGTACTTGTAGAATTATGGAACACCCACATAATTGTATaaacatttctttccatttagaaaTGGATGCAAAAA ATTCTATCTGTTCCATGAAGATCACTTGGTATGTTCTAGTTCTATTAGTTTTTATAGTTTTGCTCATCTTCATTATCAACAAAATACTTGAAGGCCACAGAAGAGTGCAGAAGTGGCAGA GTCATAAATACGAACCTACATCTGCCCTCTTACGAGGAAGTGATTCTGAGAAACTACGAACATTGAACGTGCGGGTTATTTCAG agaccaCAAAGAGGCTGCCGATGACTCCAGTCAAGGACGTGCTTCCTCCAATACCAGAACTAGAAGTTACTTCCGCGGTGCATCAGCAAGATCAACATACACG GTCCTCATTCTGGGATATTCAGCCTTGCATATGA
- the TMEM156 gene encoding transmembrane protein 156 isoform X5 — protein sequence MTKTALLKLLLAIMIMFILILPEYFKAPKGNMLELSCLKVYLQQNFSYSFFSTNASFVTFLQPIRETQTITGIFLNHSNFQNFTRICQDITSELKTCFSCMACESKGNTDFIFQEQPSKVLIMRGSMEVKSNNFHSPCQHFNFTVTPTVDLEEYNLTCNLKTHTGRSAIKEEDPTEATSVNRTCRIMEHPHNCINISFHLEMDAKNSICSMKITWYVLVLLVFIVLLIFIINKILEGHRRVQKWQIGHKYEPTSALLRGSDSEKLRTLNVRVISAETTKRLPMTPVKDVLPPIPELEVTSAVHQQDQHTRLSL from the exons gaAACATGTTGGAACTATCATGTCTGAAAGTATATTTACAACAGAATTTCAGCTATTCATTCTTCTCTACAAATGCTTCTTTTGTGACCTTTCTGCAACCAATAAGAGAAACTCAGACTATTACGGGAATCTTTCTAAATCACTCCAACTTTCAAAACTTCACCAGGATTTGCCAAGATATCACAAGTGAACTCAAGACATGCTTCTCATGTATGGCTTGTGAGTCCAAAGGaaacactgattttatttttcaggaacAACCATCAAAAG TTCTTATCATGAGAGGATCAATGGAAGTGAAGTCAAATAATTTTCACTCACCTTGTCAACATTTTAACTTCACTGTAACTCCTACAGTTGACCTGGAGGAATATAATCTTACCTGTAATCTAAAAACCCACACTGGAAGGTCAGCAATCAAGGAGGAAGATCCCACTGAGGCAACATCTGTAAACCGTACTTGTAGAATTATGGAACACCCACATAATTGTATaaacatttctttccatttagaaaTGGATGCAAAAA ATTCTATCTGTTCCATGAAGATCACTTGGTATGTTCTAGTTCTATTAGTTTTTATAGTTTTGCTCATCTTCATTATCAACAAAATACTTGAAGGCCACAGAAGAGTGCAGAAGTGGCAGA TAGGTCATAAATACGAACCTACATCTGCCCTCTTACGAGGAAGTGATTCTGAGAAACTACGAACATTGAACGTGCGGGTTATTTCAG cagagaccaCAAAGAGGCTGCCGATGACTCCAGTCAAGGACGTGCTTCCTCCAATACCAGAACTAGAAGTTACTTCCGCGGTGCATCAGCAAGATCAACATACACG ACTATCCTTATGA
- the TMEM156 gene encoding transmembrane protein 156 isoform X6: MTKTALLKLLLAIMIMFILILPEYFKAPKGNMLELSCLKVYLQQNFSYSFFSTNASFVTFLQPIRETQTITGIFLNHSNFQNFTRICQDITSELKTCFSCMACESKGNTDFIFQEQPSKVLIMRGSMEVKSNNFHSPCQHFNFTVTPTVDLEEYNLTCNLKTHTGRSAIKEEDPTEATSVNRTCRIMEHPHNCINISFHLEMDAKNSICSMKITWYVLVLLVFIVLLIFIINKILEGHRRVQKWQIGHKYEPTSALLRGSDSEKLRTLNVRVISETTKRLPMTPVKDVLPPIPELEVTSAVHQQDQHTRLSL; encoded by the exons gaAACATGTTGGAACTATCATGTCTGAAAGTATATTTACAACAGAATTTCAGCTATTCATTCTTCTCTACAAATGCTTCTTTTGTGACCTTTCTGCAACCAATAAGAGAAACTCAGACTATTACGGGAATCTTTCTAAATCACTCCAACTTTCAAAACTTCACCAGGATTTGCCAAGATATCACAAGTGAACTCAAGACATGCTTCTCATGTATGGCTTGTGAGTCCAAAGGaaacactgattttatttttcaggaacAACCATCAAAAG TTCTTATCATGAGAGGATCAATGGAAGTGAAGTCAAATAATTTTCACTCACCTTGTCAACATTTTAACTTCACTGTAACTCCTACAGTTGACCTGGAGGAATATAATCTTACCTGTAATCTAAAAACCCACACTGGAAGGTCAGCAATCAAGGAGGAAGATCCCACTGAGGCAACATCTGTAAACCGTACTTGTAGAATTATGGAACACCCACATAATTGTATaaacatttctttccatttagaaaTGGATGCAAAAA ATTCTATCTGTTCCATGAAGATCACTTGGTATGTTCTAGTTCTATTAGTTTTTATAGTTTTGCTCATCTTCATTATCAACAAAATACTTGAAGGCCACAGAAGAGTGCAGAAGTGGCAGA TAGGTCATAAATACGAACCTACATCTGCCCTCTTACGAGGAAGTGATTCTGAGAAACTACGAACATTGAACGTGCGGGTTATTTCAG agaccaCAAAGAGGCTGCCGATGACTCCAGTCAAGGACGTGCTTCCTCCAATACCAGAACTAGAAGTTACTTCCGCGGTGCATCAGCAAGATCAACATACACG ACTATCCTTATGA
- the TMEM156 gene encoding transmembrane protein 156 isoform X2, whose product MTKTALLKLLLAIMIMFILILPEYFKAPKGNMLELSCLKVYLQQNFSYSFFSTNASFVTFLQPIRETQTITGIFLNHSNFQNFTRICQDITSELKTCFSCMACESKGNTDFIFQEQPSKVLIMRGSMEVKSNNFHSPCQHFNFTVTPTVDLEEYNLTCNLKTHTGRSAIKEEDPTEATSVNRTCRIMEHPHNCINISFHLEMDAKNSICSMKITWYVLVLLVFIVLLIFIINKILEGHRRVQKWQSHKYEPTSALLRGSDSEKLRTLNVRVISAETTKRLPMTPVKDVLPPIPELEVTSAVHQQDQHTRSSFWDIQPCI is encoded by the exons gaAACATGTTGGAACTATCATGTCTGAAAGTATATTTACAACAGAATTTCAGCTATTCATTCTTCTCTACAAATGCTTCTTTTGTGACCTTTCTGCAACCAATAAGAGAAACTCAGACTATTACGGGAATCTTTCTAAATCACTCCAACTTTCAAAACTTCACCAGGATTTGCCAAGATATCACAAGTGAACTCAAGACATGCTTCTCATGTATGGCTTGTGAGTCCAAAGGaaacactgattttatttttcaggaacAACCATCAAAAG TTCTTATCATGAGAGGATCAATGGAAGTGAAGTCAAATAATTTTCACTCACCTTGTCAACATTTTAACTTCACTGTAACTCCTACAGTTGACCTGGAGGAATATAATCTTACCTGTAATCTAAAAACCCACACTGGAAGGTCAGCAATCAAGGAGGAAGATCCCACTGAGGCAACATCTGTAAACCGTACTTGTAGAATTATGGAACACCCACATAATTGTATaaacatttctttccatttagaaaTGGATGCAAAAA ATTCTATCTGTTCCATGAAGATCACTTGGTATGTTCTAGTTCTATTAGTTTTTATAGTTTTGCTCATCTTCATTATCAACAAAATACTTGAAGGCCACAGAAGAGTGCAGAAGTGGCAGA GTCATAAATACGAACCTACATCTGCCCTCTTACGAGGAAGTGATTCTGAGAAACTACGAACATTGAACGTGCGGGTTATTTCAG cagagaccaCAAAGAGGCTGCCGATGACTCCAGTCAAGGACGTGCTTCCTCCAATACCAGAACTAGAAGTTACTTCCGCGGTGCATCAGCAAGATCAACATACACG GTCCTCATTCTGGGATATTCAGCCTTGCATATGA